In Zalophus californianus isolate mZalCal1 chromosome 16, mZalCal1.pri.v2, whole genome shotgun sequence, the sequence tttaatttgtatttctctaatgatgagtgatgttcagcatcttttcatgtgtctgttggccatctgtgtgtcttctttggaaaaacgtctattcaggTCCACTGCCCGGTTTTTAGTCGAACAATTGTTtctctttggtgttgagttgtataagctcATTATATAGATAACTGtattaatgttaaatttcctgattttagcAATTGTGCTGTGGTTATATGAAAGatgaagtatttaggggtaaagAGGGATAATGCTTTCACCTTACTCTTAAATTGCTCAggtaaaaaatatacatatatacacatactatatatattctctctatatatacatatatgtgagtGTATAGGCATCATGTAAACAGAAAATCTGGATAGAGTATACATGAGTATTCCTTGTACTATTCTTGCAAACTTTCTATAATTTAGAATGATacaataaaggggcacctggctggcttagtcagtagagcatgcaactctttttttaaaattttttaaaaagattttatttatttacttgacagggggagacacagcaagagggggaacacaagcagggggagtgagagagggagaagcaggcttcccgctgagcagggagcccgatgcggggctcgatcccaggaccctgggaccatgacctgagccgaaggcagacacttaacgactgagccacccacgcgcccctaaagcatgcaactcttaacctcagggttgtaaattcaagcctcTGGTcaggtgtaaagattacttaaaaataaaatccttaaaaaaataataaaatgatacaataaaaagtttccagaggcacttgactggctcagtcagtagagtgtggtagagcatgggattctttttttttttttttaagattttatttatccaacagtgagagacacagcgagagagggaacacaagcagggggagtgggagagggagaagcaggcttcccgcagagtggggagcccgatgcggggctcaatcccaggaccctgggatcatgacccgagccgaaggcagacgcttaacgactgagccacccaggcaccccagagcatgggattcttaatctcaaggtcctgagtttaagctccatgttgggcgtggagcctacttaattaaaaaagttGTTTCCAAAATGTTGTGACATTAAAAGAATAGAAACCAGCAGTCCGCGCGGGGCCAGAGCACTGAGAAGTCCTCTTATTTCTGGCCTGCGGATGTGAGAGGCGCCACTCAGCCACCCCTGCAACTCGGGAAGTGACCTCAGAACACCCTGTTCCTGATGCAGATGGAAGACACACAGATTTCCCCGTAGGCTGCAGGATTTGCCTGTTGCTGGGACACCActtggaggagggaaggggggcgtTTGCCCTGGGGTCAGCCCCACCCAtcctccctgtccttccctgtTCTCTCCTACGTTTGTCattgcccccaccccgcccctgccctcctggacaCCCAGGTCTGGGCGGTCAGTGATGCCCTCAGGAACTTAGAGTTAATGTCCTTCTCTGTCCTTTAGTTGTCTTTCAAGATTTCCTGAAGCTTTTGTGTGGCATCGAAGCCCTCTAGAATTATCCTTTCTGACTTGGTGGAACAGGTGGGGACCTATCTCGGCCCTCTTTGGTTGCCTAGCACCTGGGAGCTGCTCAGGGCTCTGTTCCTGGAGTTGGTTTCACTCCCTGTCCTTTCGGGACTTCCACCAGCGATCCTGGgcctccttttgtttttgtttgtttgtttgtttgtttttttaaagatttttatttatttgacagagacacagtgagagagggaacacaagcagggggagtgggagagggagaagcccgcttcccaccaagcagggagcccgatgcggggctcgattccaggaccctgggatcatgacctgagccgaaggcagacgcttaacaactgagccacccaggcgcccctctgggtCTCCTTTTATTCACCTGTAAAAGAATCCAGCTGGAGCAGGAATAGGCAGACAGACCCACAGGCAGAACTGAGGCTGGTTTGGATCCCAGAGATGGGTCCCAGCACATAGGGGAGTTTGCTAAGTGATAAAAGTGGTGTTTCAAAACCTGCCTTTGTTCAAAGCTGCTTACCAAACAGTGTGGGGTCAACTGGCCAGATCTTGGCAAAGAAACCTGAACCCTTTCCACATGTACCTTCTATCGATATACTTCTGAAAGGATCAAGATTTTAACAGTGAACACCAAAACCAGAAGGAATCTTCAATGAATATCTTTTATAAGTCATCTCAGagtggaacaaaacaaaagaagccaaccagaaatagaaaacaaaagtcgGGTGCCTGGCTAACTCAATCCAGAGAGCATGTGGTTCTTGATATGGGGgtagtgagttcgagccccacgttgggtgtagtgattactaagaaaaaacaaaacaaaaaaacacacttaaaacaccaaaagtcgggggggggggaacgACTGATAAATATAactgcataaaaattaaaaacttctgtggcgcctgcatggctcagtcgttaagcgtctgccttcggctcgggtcatgatctcagggtcctgggattgagccccgcatcagggtccctgctccacgggaagcctgcttctccctctcccactcccccacttgtgttccctctctcgctgtgtctctctctgtcaaatctttaaaaaaaaaaaaaaaaaaaaaaacttctgcaagaaaaaaatatgccacaaagtcaaaagacaacaAACTGGGGTCAAGGGCCGGGAGCACGTGACAAATGAGGCTAACTGCCTTCTGAATAAAAACTCACCAGGCAATAGGAAAAATGTCAGTATCCTAACAGCCAAGTGGGTAAAGACACCAATGGGCAATTCACAAGCAAGATAAAAGCAACAGAGTTGAGATGATCAGTATTTTAATCTGAGAGATACAAGTTAAAACAAGCACGTGCTGTTCTGCATTCTCACAGAGGCAAAGATCAAAACATCTGCTGTCGCCCAGTGTTGTGAGAAGACAAGAACTCTCAGGGCGGTCACCTGTTCAGGTCAAAGGGAGACCTTTGACCCAGAGAATTTAGCAACCCATAGATGCAAcaggcctgcctccctcccacctctgggGTGGGTCTTTGTTTGCctatatgtttttctctctctcattttccctccCCACTGTTTCACAAAATTGCTCCCAATTTTCTTGTCAATTAAGCTGggaaaaagggcgcctgggtggttcagtctgttaggtgactgccttaggctcaggtcatgatccgggagtcccgggatcgagtcccgcattgggctccctgctcagcgaggagcctgcttctccctctaaccctcccccctctcatgtactctctgtctctctcattctcactctctcaaaataaataaataaatctttaaaaaaaaaaaagctgggaaatAATTGCGAGCTAACAGCTTACCCAATTCATAAAGACTGTAACTGgtagaaatgaacaaaattaactTAACAATGGCTAACATTGATATAAGCCTCGGGGTTTTTTTTAGCAACTACATTTAGATGTTAAAAATTTGACTccaggtgttatgctgagtgaaataagtcaatcagagaaagacatgtatcatatgacctcactgatatgaggaattcttaatctcaggaaacgaactgagggttgctggagtggtggggttgggagggatggggtggctgggtgatggacactggggagggtatgtgctatggtgagcgctgtgaattgtgtaagactgtggaatcacagatctgtacctctgaaaccaataatgcaatatatgttaagaaaaaaagaagaagaagatagcaggaggagaagaatgaaggggagtaagtcggagggggagacgaaccatgagagacgatggactctgaaaaacaaactgagggttctagaggggagggggtggggggatggattagcctggtgatgggtattaaagagggcacattctgcgtggagcactgggtgttatgcacaaacaatgaatcatggaacactacatcaaaaactaatgatgtaatgtatggtgattaatataacaataaaaaaatttaaaaaaaaaatttgactccAGACTGTAGGAACTTGGTACAAATAATGCAGAAGGATCAAAAGGGCAGAAGCTGTTATCGGTAAGATTTGATAGAGCCAAAAGCTGATCTATGAATTAAATATGTTACAAAATCTTCCCGGAAAAGGGGAGTGTTTAATGAGCACGGACTTAATACATACGTGTTCGACAGTGGCCACTCCTTGAACCCATCACGGGGACGTCAGAGCATCCTCAATCCCTCTTCCCACCAGTCTTTGCAAGCAATGGGAGAAACGCTAAGTGTGGGAAGGGGCCAGCGCGCGGCGTGGGCCGCTGGGCGCACCGCGAGTAGCGGAGCCGCACGGCGGGAGGACTACAACTCCCAGCACGCCCCGCGCCGCCCAGCCTTCCCAGAAAGCCGCGGGCGGCGCGCTCTGGGGCAGCGCGTTCCCGACATGCTCCGCGGCGGCAGCCAACCGCCGGATTTGAATCAGGTCGGCGCTCTGCGGCTGTGTCGGCGGGATGGGCGCTTCGTCGTTGCCCCCCGCCTGGCAGCTCTACCTCAAGGACCACCGCATCTCTACGTTCAAGAACTGGCCGTTCTTGGAGGGCTGCGCCTGCACCCCGGAGCGGGTGAGTCCGCAcggcctccctgggccccaggcccgCCCTTCCGCAGAGCGCCCTGACGCGGCCCCGGGGTGACCCTCTCCAGCTGTGGGCTTTCGGCCCCGCGAAGCCCCTCCCTCTGTGGGTTCCCGAATCCTGAGCGACCCCTCGCTCTGTGGGCTTCCAGACCCCGGGGCGACCCCTCCCTCTGTGGGCTTTCGGCCCCGGGCGACCCCTCCAGCTGTGGGATGGCAGCCCCGTGAAGCCCCTCCCTCTGGGCTCCCGGGCCCCGGGCGACCCCTCCGTCTGTGGGTTCCCGGCCGGGGCTACCCCTCCCGCTACCGGCTCCTGGGTCCCTGGAGCGCCTCCCGGGCCTGAGCCTCAGCTCTCCCTTGCAGATGGCCGAGGCCGGGTTTATCCACTGTCCCACTGAGAACGAGCCCGACTTGGCCCAGTGTTTCTTCTGCTTCAAGGAGCTGGAAGGCTGGGAGCCAGATGATGACCCTATGTAAGTCCCCCAGGCCAACTTCGCTGGGTTTCCAGGTTGCCCCGGCTCCATCCCCAGCTCCTGTTTTGAGCTGGGCCTGCGAAAACTATCTGAATTTCCAAGACACTTAGGGAGGGAGCCGTGGCTTTCCGAGTTCGTTTTGTGCCCCAAACAGTTATTGCAAATGGATGAATCTCTTTATGTTGGTGCCCTGGTGGTGCTTTCAACCTTTTCAAACCTGATTTGGCCAGACGTCCTCCAGAGTGGATGCTGAAGACAAGGCTCATTCTTGTAGGACTGTCCTTGACACCCTTCAGGTCTGGCCGAATCCAGGCGCAGATCCTGTGCTGACCTGGGGATGTCCAGGTGCTTTCCTTGTTTTAGAGTCTTCAAATctacagctttattgagctgtCACTAACACAGCAGAGAAAATGCTCTCTTAAATGGAACACTTGTGTTGTTTCGGGTTTTGTTCTTTAAGGCATCTGGATTTctttttggttgtgttttttgttgttttttttttttaattccgtGTGTATGTCCAGACCCTGATGGCTGTCTTTTTGTATGTGACACcactttcttttctcatcttttttcccGTCAGACCCGATTGCTGCCATATGTTAATATTTTCCTGTAGAGAATCACCCAAGTTGTCCCTTCTTGGCCAGAAGAGAGTTGTTGTTTTCTCTAACGTGTTTGCTCTTATGAcccttttttaggattttatttatttacttgacagagagagaaggagagaacagaagcagggagagcggcaggcagagggagaagcaggctccccgctgagcagggagcctggcatggggctcgatcccaggacactcaactgactaagccacccagacgcccttatgacccattctttttttttttttaagactttttatttatttgacacagagagagagagagagagcacaagcagggggaccggcaggcagagggagaagcaggctccccgctgagcagggaggccgatgtggggtttgatcccaggacgctgggatcatgacctgagccgaaggcagccgcttcactgactgagccacccaggcgcccccccttatGACCCATTCTTGACTAGGATGGCATGGTGCTCATACCGGCGATCACTGGGAAAGTACCCGTTGTATTCTTGGGAGTGAATTTCTAAGTGCTAGAGTATTTTCAGATAGTAGTTCCTATGGGCTGTCCTTTTGGACTCTGTATGGCTGTGTGTTCATTCCAGTACTGTTCTGCTCACACTGCTGTCTGCTATATGCAGGGATAATTCCCAATGCAGAGAATGAGGCTGGGGAGTTCACTGGAGAAGCCTGGCCAATGATGCCCTTACTGGGACCCAGCAAGCAGATTCTGTAACAATTCCAGTGAAATGAGATTACTTCAGACAGTTCCTTCCTTGAGGATTTTAGAGGGATTTGAAGTGTGCTACCTCTGCACTTATATACCACGTGACACATTTCCTGCTAATTGCTCAAGGACTCCAGATAAAATACATCAGCCCCAAGCATGGTGGGGAGACGTCCAGTgagagggcagggggcagagatGGGCTGTGTGGGAGTGTGCCCTGGGACCTAGCACTGGTTCTGTGTACTTCACGAGGCGGAGGGAGGCATGTTTGTGAGCCAGGGTGCTGGGTGTTGCTGACAAACTGTTGTTTTTCTCCCTTTACCTGATTTTCTCTGTTGACATGCTCCTGTATTGATTTTTCTAGAGAGGAGCATAAAAAGCATTCATCTGGTTGTGCTTTCCTTTCTGTAAAGAAGCAGTTTGAAGAATTAACCCTCAGTGAATTTTTGAAACTGGACAAAGAAAGAGCCAAAAACAAAATCGTATGTATTATCGGGAGTAAGAACCAAGGGCAAACCCTGTTGAGCTTCTGTAGCACTGAGTTCCCCGCCCCTCGTATTGGAGGGGCTTAGTTTTCCTCAGTAAGCATTTTTAAGCCCCTCAGATGGATATGTGAGGGTATAAAGGACAGGAAAGCGTCTGTCCTGGAATGTGAAGTCAGACAAAAACGGGTTTCCTCCTGGAGGATGTGTTTAGTGTGAGGTACCTCTGGTGGTGGAGCGGTGATGGTTAGGCTGGTGCCCAGCCTTCAGTGACAGTCTCTGTGGGAGGCCATTTACATAGTGTGTATTCATGGGTGAGCATGGTGGGGAGAGAGCGTTTGGGGGCACATAGTAACATATCAGGGAAAGGGCATTTATGGGTATCGGGAAAAAGAGGAACAGTCCAACTGGACCTTGGGATTTCTGCAGGTGAACTTTGACTTGTGGACAGGCATCCTGGGTTATCGGGAGAGAGGAGGGGTGAGGCTCTGGGTCCACAACGAGGTGGGTACCAAGCAACCTGGGCTGCAGAGAAAATCAGGGCtcccagttaaatctgaatttcaggtGCATGGGGAATAATTTATTAGTATAGCTCACGTTTTGTATGGATGTATACTAAAAAAGTTACTCGTTTTTATGGAGTTCAAATTTGGCTGGAcatcctctatttttatttgctaagtgTGGCCATGTTACAGAGAATAAATGTTTGGGTGTTTAATATCATTGTAGCAAAGCACTGGGCTGGGAGTGGACATCCTGGTTCTGTCCCCACCATTCGTGGGCTCTGTGAGTTTAGGCCAGTCTTGGTTGCCCATGGAGGGCAGATCCCCGTGGTTTCGGAGATCCTTTTCtggttgaaaatttatgttcctTTTGAGATGATTATGAAATAGTTATGTCTAATAGAGTATAAATGCTGAAGACCACTTTTTTTGttaggaaaggggaagaaattgGCGGTCAGTATAGCAAGTTGTGGAAGAGTGTTTACACCGTGGGGGCCTTGGGGACCGCAGTGTTGGAAGCAGGAAGTGGGCCAGGGAGAGCCTTCTAGGTCAGGCGTCAGCACACCCTCCGTGAAGTGccacagatagtaaatattttagccttcATGGGCTTCATGGTTtctgttaggttttttttttttttttaagattttttttatttatttgagagagtgagagagcgtgagcacagggaaggggcagagggagaaggagaagcagactccctgctgagcagggggcccaatgcgggactcgatcccaggaccctgggatcatgacctgagccgaaggcagacactcaaccgactgagccacccaggtgccctctgttagatattattctttttgttttgttttgttttcacaactgtttaaaaatgtgaaaaccattcATAGCCCGATGTATGAAAATAGGCCATATGTCCCACAGGCCACAGTTTACCAAGCCCGTTCTAGGTGAGAGACCAGCCTGTTCACTTAGGGGACAATTGTGAGAAAGCGGTGCCCCAGCGAGCTGGAGGAAGATTGATGCGTAGCTCAGGGAGAGGCTGAAACCAAACGGTAGAGCGCTGAAAAAGACAAAGGATGTTAGGTGGTTGTAACAAAGAGGAAACGTGGTTGTGACAGCACAGCTCCAAGACAGTGAGTGACCCAGTGCTCCAAGGCCCCTTGGTCTGATAGGCAGAGTCACGTGGCCTATGGGGAGAAGTGATTCACTGAAGCAGGAAGCCCACCAGGAGACGCTTGGTCACCAGGTCACCATTGTCTTCGGGAACAGCAGTGGGGCCACACCAGACCAAGGTGAACAGgcaagaagggagaaaagtgggggataggaagaagaaaatgttttgctTCCATTGTACAACTGTTTCTGTTCTCCCCAAGTCAGAATATagggtatgtttttttttttttttttaaagatttatttatttattttgagagagtgagaatgagagagagagaaagagtacatgagaggggggagggttagagggagaagcaggctcctcgccgagcagggagcccgatgcgggactcgatcccgggactccaggatcatgacctgagccgaaggcagtcgcttaaccgactgagccacccaggcgcccctgttatttttttttttaaagactcttatttaggggcgcctgggtggctcagtcgttaagcgtctgccttcagctgaggtcatgatcccagggtcctgggatggagccccgccgcaggcttcctgctcagtgagcctacttctccctctccctctgcctgctgctccccctgcttgtgctctctctctctttcaaataaataaatctttaaaataatctttaaaatctttaaaaataaataaataaagattcttatttatttgagagagagagagagcgtgcaatccagcaccagcaggggaggggcagagggagaagcagactccccactaagcagggagccgaatgtggggctcgatcccaggactccaggatcatgacctgagctgagggtagacatttaaccaactgagccacccaggcatcccagaataCAGGATACTTTAAAACGATGCCTTTGTTTCTATTACTTTGTttaattacaaaacaaacaatataagcttccagaaggaagaaTCCAAAGCTCCACTTCTATGCTAAGGGTGACCACCATGGACTGTTTAGTGTGTCTCCttccagataatttttaaatttctgtattttaaagaataaaaagtgtGAGCTGTTCCTACTTTCCTTAATTGGTTTATACAACTTAAATAACAGGGAAGTTTTTGTAAGCCCACGGCTCTCAACTATACTGTTACGATGATGTAGAGctgtgctctccccaccccgTGGCCATCAGCCACGAGTGGCTTTTATGACGAAGATTCTGTAGAGTGCAGATTTCCGTGCTCCGGTCACAGAGCGAGTGGCTGCGCATGTCTGGTTGCTGCTGTGCTGCGCC encodes:
- the BIRC5 gene encoding baculoviral IAP repeat-containing protein 5; amino-acid sequence: MGASSLPPAWQLYLKDHRISTFKNWPFLEGCACTPERMAEAGFIHCPTENEPDLAQCFFCFKELEGWEPDDDPIEEHKKHSSGCAFLSVKKQFEELTLSEFLKLDKERAKNKIAKETNSKQKEFEEAAKRVRCAIEQLTAVE